The Corallococcus exiguus genome has a window encoding:
- a CDS encoding AI-2E family transporter, with product MRPARKGLPVYVPPRTVWSVGAQVVLLVLLGTAMQSLGPVLTLLAAALLLGLAAEPVVRRLQSWGLRRGMGVALIALTLLGVIGLLILTLVPLLVEQLQHLVEAAPVFLTELTQAPWVRKLDEHFGVLSHPQDAFNMEPGVLARPLITVLSSTVELLGAGVTVLALAVFGLLFGHDLYASILGWVRPRSRPRVRRVVGRMREAVGNYLVGTLLIVSVGGAFTAGMSLALGVPYFLPLGLVAMVLGLIPYIGSVITAILVSVTTLASVGSRRALLALALFMVYQQFEAHLFSPLVQRRAIKMNPLLISLVALVGGSVAGLLGVILAVPAAAAGQVLLTEVQRERRKTWKRESRLAAALPSGLGNADEALLAGPLAPPRSEARRAPPADSGHPGTPH from the coding sequence ATGAGGCCTGCGCGCAAGGGACTCCCGGTCTACGTACCGCCCCGGACGGTGTGGTCGGTCGGGGCCCAGGTGGTGTTGCTCGTGTTGCTGGGCACGGCGATGCAGAGCCTGGGGCCCGTGCTCACGCTGCTGGCGGCGGCGCTGCTGCTGGGACTGGCGGCGGAGCCCGTCGTGCGCCGGCTGCAGTCGTGGGGCCTGCGCCGGGGGATGGGCGTGGCGCTCATCGCGCTGACGCTCTTGGGAGTCATCGGCCTGCTCATCCTCACGCTGGTGCCGCTGCTCGTGGAGCAGCTCCAGCACCTGGTGGAGGCGGCGCCGGTCTTCCTCACGGAGCTGACCCAGGCCCCCTGGGTGCGGAAGCTGGATGAGCACTTCGGCGTGCTGTCGCATCCGCAGGACGCGTTCAACATGGAGCCCGGCGTGCTGGCCAGGCCGCTCATCACCGTGCTGTCGTCCACGGTGGAGTTGCTGGGCGCGGGCGTCACGGTGCTGGCGCTGGCCGTATTCGGCCTGCTCTTCGGGCACGACCTCTACGCGAGCATCCTGGGTTGGGTACGCCCGCGCAGCCGTCCCCGCGTGCGCCGCGTGGTGGGCCGGATGCGCGAGGCGGTGGGCAACTACCTCGTCGGCACGCTGCTCATCGTCTCGGTGGGCGGCGCCTTCACGGCCGGCATGTCGCTGGCGTTGGGGGTGCCGTACTTCCTTCCGCTCGGCCTGGTGGCGATGGTGTTGGGGCTCATCCCGTACATCGGCAGCGTCATCACCGCGATACTGGTGAGCGTCACGACGCTGGCGTCGGTGGGCTCGAGGCGGGCGCTCCTCGCGCTGGCGCTGTTCATGGTCTACCAACAGTTCGAGGCCCACCTGTTCAGCCCCCTGGTCCAGCGGCGCGCCATCAAGATGAACCCGCTGCTCATCTCACTGGTGGCGCTGGTGGGCGGCTCCGTCGCGGGGCTGTTGGGCGTCATCCTCGCGGTGCCGGCGGCGGCGGCGGGGCAGGTGTTGCTCACGGAGGTGCAGCGCGAGCGTCGCAAGACGTGGAAGCGCGAGAGTCGTCTGGCGGCGGCCCTGCCTTCCGGACTGGGGAACGCGGACGAGGCACTGTTGGCGGGTCCACTTGCTCCACCGCGAAGTGAAGCGCGGCGTGCACCCCCGGCCGACTCCGGGCATCCTGGGACGCCGCACTGA
- a CDS encoding TPM domain-containing protein has translation MVKIVLLTLLLPVLALAAIPAITRPVTDPRGMLTSRETETVAKALVDLRAAKQVQMAVLLVDTTEGQPIEDYAQAAFRQWKGGVAGQNNGLLLVIARADRRSRMEVGYGLEASLTDGEATALLHAQGPYLREGRFEPALLAIIAGVDAQVSAGEFSGASATTPPWTSAESAWFLVALFITACVMARLLLQVQASGFRGRRGLTMAALLGVLPAAALVSVGWSGPRSPLFILVAYGVLMGVFFWGWRLFQRYTTSFWGLGLLFAPMLILANSWLKNDPLLELADFLFWLVFGSLFAFPVAVMFSALGILLFRRVWYPESRGTWGASGSGGGTSSSDWSGGVGSSSYDSSSSYDSSSSSSSDSSSSSSDWGGGSDSW, from the coding sequence ATGGTGAAGATCGTCCTCCTGACGTTGCTGTTGCCCGTGCTGGCCCTGGCCGCGATTCCCGCCATCACGCGGCCGGTGACGGATCCGCGGGGGATGTTGACCTCGCGCGAAACGGAGACGGTCGCCAAGGCCCTGGTGGACCTGCGCGCCGCGAAGCAGGTGCAGATGGCGGTGCTGCTCGTGGACACCACGGAGGGCCAGCCCATCGAGGACTACGCGCAGGCCGCCTTCCGCCAGTGGAAGGGCGGTGTGGCGGGACAGAACAATGGCCTGCTGCTCGTCATCGCGCGCGCGGACCGCCGCTCCCGGATGGAGGTGGGCTACGGACTGGAGGCATCGCTGACGGATGGTGAGGCGACGGCCTTGCTGCACGCGCAGGGACCGTACTTGCGCGAGGGCCGGTTCGAACCGGCGCTGCTCGCCATCATCGCGGGCGTGGATGCGCAGGTGTCCGCCGGAGAGTTCTCGGGTGCCAGCGCCACGACACCGCCCTGGACCTCGGCGGAGTCGGCCTGGTTCCTCGTGGCGCTGTTCATCACGGCGTGCGTGATGGCGCGGCTGCTGCTCCAGGTCCAGGCCTCAGGCTTCCGGGGGCGGAGAGGGCTCACGATGGCGGCGCTGCTGGGCGTGCTGCCGGCAGCCGCGCTCGTCTCCGTCGGGTGGTCCGGGCCCAGGTCCCCGCTGTTCATCCTCGTCGCGTATGGCGTGCTGATGGGGGTGTTCTTCTGGGGATGGAGGCTGTTCCAGCGGTACACGACATCGTTTTGGGGACTGGGGCTGCTCTTCGCGCCCATGTTGATCCTCGCCAACAGCTGGTTGAAGAATGACCCCCTCCTCGAGCTGGCGGACTTCCTCTTCTGGCTGGTGTTCGGCTCCCTCTTCGCGTTTCCCGTGGCCGTGATGTTCAGTGCGCTGGGCATCCTTCTCTTCCGGAGGGTGTGGTACCCGGAGAGCCGCGGGACCTGGGGCGCCTCCGGTTCGGGAGGCGGTACCTCGTCGTCGGACTGGAGCGGCGGCGTCGGGTCTTCGAGCTACGACTCCTCGTCCAGCTACGACTCCTCGTCGTCCTCCAGCAGTGACTCGTCCAGTTCGTCCTCGGACTGGGGCGGCGGCAGCGACTCCTGGTAG